The DNA sequence TCTCTATAAGCATCTCCATTTAACTTTGGTATTCTGTTTTGACTAGGTGGGAAGGAAATGATCTCTTTGCTCTGAAATTGTAATCTTTTAAGCGTTTGATACCTTGGATTGCATTATAAAAAGGGCCTTTGTTAGATTCAGAATTTCGGGTTGAATTCTTGCTTATCGCAGGCATTGACTTTGTTGGTAAGGTTTTGCTTTCTTCGTTTTGCgcagttccttttttttttccccaagcAATCGTAATTGATTTTGCTCGCTGGCTTTTGGTCTTGGATGTGAAAGAAGAAGCTGGTTGAGCGAATATTTCTGCATAATTAAGTTATCATATGGTTTGTGAATTTTGAAGATTTATGTCTTGTGGGAACTTTTGGTATAATCGGATCAAGTGCCTTTTCTTTTGCCCAAGTTTTTGGTAATGccgtttttttttatgtttctgAATTCCTCTTGATTGCTTGCAATTGTATCTTTATTGGCCTTTTAATATAGGCTTTCTTTTCGAACGTAATTGAAATGTGGGTCAGTTCCACTTTTCTACATCTCTCAGTTTTCCTATGTTAATGAACTCCGGAAGTATATTTCtgggaattttatttttttttatttttttacattctgttgtgtttgatttttttatgaattttgctTTTTGGAAGGTCTTGAAGATTTTAGTTGGTTTGTGTGTGATGTTAAATATTGCCATAGTTGTTATTATTCACTTTtggttctttctttttctttttaatactctttttccttccttttgtttgtttgtatcTCTCCCTTGAATGCAATTGAAGATAAGGGCCGACTTCAGTTATGATATTCTGGAGTGATCTTCAAATATCTGGTCTCTGGCTTTGCTTGGCTGGGCTTatagtttccttttattttcctcaGGATTCATgttgaaaatcatatcttttCTGGAGCACAAGTTGGATGATTTACTGGTTATCgtattaaactattaatttCTGAAATTATTGCCAGTGAGGTATTTGGATGCTCCCGTGGTGTCTGAATGAGTCAAATTAATTGAATGCTCCCATGTGAATCCTTTGCAGTTTCGATAGCCTTAAAGTGATTCTACTAGTTCTCTTTGGGCCATTTCCACTTGGgtgttattttgtattaaatgtCTTTTTTTATACCCTAAATTGGGTAGTGTAGCCATATCTCCATATAAGAGGTTCTCATTAGGATTTGTAATCACAGGTATCATTCTCTTAACAAgtcttacttttttattttttatttttccttaggtcttttgtttttcctcctCCTTAAGTACTTGCTTCTAAATTGGGTAGTATAGCCATATCTCCGTATAAGGGGTACGCATTAGGATTTGTAATCACAAGTGTCATTCTCTTAACAAGTactgctttttattttttgtcctttggttttttttgttttttttcctcctccttAAGTACTTGCTTGTTTATGATTATGACTTGTTGATTCTACATTCTATGATGATTCCTCACCCTTCAGATACATTCTTGTTGTATTAGTGTAGATTTGATATTAGCAGGACTGTTTAGATCTCTACTTTTTTTAGTATAAATTCTTCTTATCATATTTCATGTTGTTAGCATCATCATGATTTTATGGAGAATTGGAGTCTCAGCtgaatttttgtgtttttcattatctttttgtGATTACTATGCTTGTAGCATGTAATTCCTTAAGAAATGTTCTGCATTTTGATCTGAAGTGTTGAGTTTGTTCTTTCCAAAGTACAGTTATTTAAAGCTCAAGTGAGGATGCGTGCTCGGGTATTGCTTTCTCAGTGCTTGCCTGGGTTGGTGTCCCATGACCGTGGAAGTCAGAGCTCATCCTCCATTTCAGAGAGAGATGTGCATCTCCCTTCGCCTGCTGTTGAGATTCTCCCATCAAAGGTAGTTCCCTGATCCCCATTATGAACCATCTTAATCTTAGTGTGTCAAGAAAATGAAGAGCTATCACCATATAGTGTGGGATTCTTCAGCtggacttgaaaaaaaaatgggattcTTCAGCTGCagccttttttccttttttattttgtggtggGAGGGGAGAGTTAAATTGTGTTCTGAGCTCTAAAACTCTCCTCATTCTCCTATGCAGACATCTCACCTGTACAAATATGCTAGGGAGAATGTAGACTTACAAGGGCTCAATGTATTCAAGGTGCTTCAGTCAGACCCTTAATTTGACAGTTGTGCTCGTCAGCATTTATACATTCAACTTATGTTACATGATCTTTCTGTTCTGATGGAAGAGGAAAAAGTAAATTCTTACATATCTTCTCTAATCCAGTTGTAGAGGCTTTCttcaaaccccccccccccccaaaaaaaaaaaaaaaaaaaaaaacgaataaCATTTATAGGGGTGGAACCAGAAAAGTGAAGTTGGGGGGAAGTTTTTGggactttttaaaaatttgggGGCGGGGAGGCCTGAAGCCCCTCTCCGTCCCTGAGTTACACAACACCAATCTGGTTATGTGAATGCTACAAAATTTATAAGCAGTATTGTTTTGGTTCTTCCTGCTGCTACCATTTTAAAAACTGAtcgaatcttttttttttttttaatcatgggTTAAATTGTGAGCCTTAGTTTTTTCCTTCAATGAGATATATGAATTGATGCCTTTTTCCAATCTGCTTCAGGGTAGAGTTAGTGTTGCTGATATCATTGGCTTCAATGGTTTGGAAATGATTGCTTCAAAACCTGATGGTAGGTACATGACAGTGTATTCATTTTCATGTGACTTTGTCCAATCTGAATTTGCCACATATTAGgactgttattattattattattgtcgtCAGCATTGTTATTATTACTACTTTAGCACTCTCCTATTCTCTATATAGAgagatttgatataattttgttcCATTAGTGGCTTTGTTCTCCATGCAAAGATATATATCAAatgattgattttaatttacaactaaaaCTCTGGTTTGTAGGGAATATGAAATCTTGGGACAACTCTATTGATCTTGTTAATGTCCTTAAGCATGAGATTCGTGATGGACTATTGAGCTTTAGAGGCAAAACAGTACTTGAGGTAATCCAGTCAACGGGGAATTTCAATTACTTGCTAAGTCTTGTTAATattctttagtttcttttttttacttataaaaaataatatagtaatatCAATCCCAATTCAGAAAATCAACATATTCATCCCATGGTGTTCTTGGATGGGAAAAATGTATATTTGCCGGGATTGTCTTGTTCATGACCATATAAAGaatagcttctttttttttttttttttttttttctttaatggcTGATTCCATTTACAGAGGATTACCACATCCAAAGAATCATTGATGTGGATCTGCACTTTGAATATTTCTCTATGCTGGTTTAGTTCAATTttcctatttatatataacactaATCTAAACATGCTTCTGATTTACATTCTAATACCTTAACTGTACTTCAGTTTTCAATATTATCTTTATGAGGAAACCTTTTTACTTGAACATTTTTAACGGTGTTGGGTGATGATTGCTTTGTCACTCATTTGATCCTTGtgactaatttttcttttgatgcaGTATGAGTTAAGTTAAGCCTTTCAAATTAACATATCTACTTGCTGATTCTTGCAGCTTGGTTGCAGTTATGGACTCCCTGGGATTTTTGCCTGCTTGAAGGTAAATTCTGTTAACTGATTGAGACTTGGACCTTTACTTTTCCACATTTCTCGTTTATGCATCTACCTTGAAGTGTATCAAATGACTcgctttagttttttttctctctcccatCTACTTCCAGCTACATTCTCTCCAcacttctatatataaaaagcatattttttattctatgcaGGAACTTGTACTTAGTAATTCATGAAAACACGATCAAGTTATTGAGGGGCACCATCTAATGTTTGGTTATttcaaatgttttaaaaaaatatatatttaatcacTGTTGATTTTAAACCAATGGACTTAAAATCTACCTTCAAGTAACACAGATGGCCTGTAGTTGGATGAAaatttcatctatatataaaggATGTCTGTCTGTTCAAGTCATTGTTTATAGTTAGAAGGCAAGTGTGCAAAACATCCATATAATTGCTTGCCCATAGAAGATATGCACTTTTATTACacccctatttatttattttttttcaaattttagtccCTGCATTCTGGAGTTCTTAAGTTTTTTGGCTCAAATCATTAGTGAATTGAAATTGACCTCATCATCATTGCAATTACTCAGTGAAATCtgttaatttttcaaaatttctgcTTGCCTGCAAACTTTGAAAGATATTtccttttcgttttttttttttttttcctgattgCTAATTTTGACAAATATACAGTAGGTGTTGAAGCCGCAGCCTTATCCTCCTCCCCCATTGTTATCTTGATAAGGAGTACAATTTGAACCAGAGACATTAACACTTTGGAAGATACACTTTATGAATGTATGCATCATGGAGAAAACACAAACCAGAAATTTtgcttgaaaaatgaaagaggcCAGGGGCATAAACTAAATAAGGAAATACATAAAAGCAATTAAAATTGGTTCTCTGCTAATGTACTTGCTCTATATCTGATTAATTCATGTACAGGGTGCTTGCACAGTACACTTTCAAGACCTCAATGCAGAAACTATAAGATGCACAACCATACCTAATGTCCTTGCAAATCTTGAGCAAGCTCGGGACAAGCAGAGCCGACAGCCAGAGATTCCCCTCACTCCATCCAGACAAACTCTGGCTCCATCAGTTCACTTTTTTGCTGGGGACTGGGAAGAACTCCCCAGCGTCTTGTCTGTTGTGAAGAGTGAAAGCTTTGAAGTGACACCGGTAATGAGCTTGAGCTTCTCCGAGGAGGATTTCATGGATGGATGTAGCAGTGTAGATGGTAGCATCGTGGGGCAGGAATCCTCCTCGAGGCGATCAAGAAAGCTTTCCGGAAGTCGGGCATGGGAGAGGGCTTGTGAGAATGATCAGGGAGAGGGTGGATATGATGTTATTTTGATGACAGACATCCCATACTCAGTTATGTCTTTGAAGAAGCTATATGCACTCATGAAAAAGGTAAGTTTCTTTATCTCTTATGAGGGAGTCATTTTGGTGATATTATGTTAAATCAGCATACATGCTTCCAATCTTCCTCATGACCATATTGGCAGAGGATTTCTGGTAATCTCATTGTTCCTTTATAAGTACTCCTAGTAATCTGAAATTCATTGGTATCTATCTATATTTGTTACGCTGTGATTTATTAGTAGGTCTGAGAAAAGAGAGGGTTCAAggatttttctctctttttcttggcatattttgttcaaaatatGTGAGTGcttaaattaagatgatataGTTGGGCTACCTATCCTCGAGAAATAATTGAGtaagaaaattatgagatatGTATATGTTTGTCGGAGGCATGTAGATGCTGGCCGAGAGCCTTGTTGTAATAACAGAAGCATCTCATATGCCATCTCTATCCTTCTGAGATTAGAAGTTTATGCccattaacatatataacatTTGAACAAATGCCAAacaatagaaataaattaaaattcttgGTAGTGCCAGCGGCGGTTgaatatatgtaaacatcacTCAAGCTCTGTGGATTTGTAATGGGTATGTGTTACGTGCGTGATTTTTGCACTTCTGCCTTGTGTTGTTGATTTGCGCATGTGGAATTGAGCTGCAACTATCCTACTCatcttttacttattttctttGGATAACCAGTGTGTGAGACCTCCATATGGAGTGTTGTACTTAGCCACAAAGAGGAATTATGTTGGCTTCAACAGTGGAGCACGGCACCTGAGAAGTCTTGTAGATGAAGAAGGCATTTTTGGAGCACATTTAGTCAAAGAGATGGCTGATAGAGATATTTGGAAATTCTTTCTCAAGTGAACAAAACATTCAGAAGTGCAGAAAAGTAGCCAGTAAACTCAGTTACAAATTtagatgatatttgttaatttgatatgatatagatCACAttcattcctttatttttttctcttatctgggaatttttttttttttttgggtggggggaGGGGAGGTGTCAGTAATATTGATGGAATTGAAATGTTATTTTCCTGCTATGCCttctgtaatttttgttttccatcTTCTTCTCACAAAGTAGTGTTCCTTGTTTAAACTGTAAATCAcagtatttattttgttcttccatattttgtgtaatattGTGTACTGGCTGAATTGGGAATTGAATATGTACAGGCAATTTTGAGTCTGATTTGGGATTGCAATATGTAAATGTGTTAATAATCTcagttttgtttggtttgagTTTGAGAAATCTGATGAGTCTTGCTATTAGCGATATTTTTGTTGGTCTTAAAAGAGTATTAGTAGTGAAATTTAGTCAAGATTTAGCTAGCTTGCTTAAAAACCATCCACATCAAACTCAATATATCTatagtaattttaactttcacatttttatatatttttctgcgTTCACTTCTGCTAGTCTGTAGGGTGGCGCCCTTTTGCTTTACTTTTTATTTGCTATCATTGTGGCATTGCCCCTTTCCACTTTCCAGTATTATGTGGTTTTGGAGGTAGTTCTTGTCTTTACATGTGTAATGTGGTTTTGATTGAACTGGACCCACTTGTTGGTTTATGCTAATTGTAGATGCTTTTTTGGAATTAGCAGTAAAGTGTGAGATCTCTTGATTTTCACAGAGAAATTTAAGTTGAagtgaataaaattattgattatgtgcactttttaataacgaataaatattttaattttagaattaaaataaataaaaagatcaaaatcaatattttaataaaatagtgataaatttTGAGAGTTTGTTATTTGTAATTGTTGAAAAGTGATTTAGGCTAACTAAATTAGAAAAAGTGAATTtcttagtcaaattttggctaaagAACGGCTAAGCCACTATAATGTTCTTATATGTTTAATCATATTTAAGTGATTTATTTTGGATAGGCTCATTAAATCAGGCCAAATCTGCTTAACCTTGTCAACCCTGTTGTTAATTATGaagctttattttataattttttcataataatatattatagagtACTTGTATCCATCCTAGCTTAAGTTAGAATTGCATGCTATTTTCTATTCCAAAATTTGAAAGCTTTGAAATTTTAAGGGTATTTTGGTCACACAACTTCTATGTTAAGGGTACTTTGAGAATTTGACAAGTTCCAAATATTTCAAAGTAACTCTCAAATCTCCATTGATTTATGAACAAAAAATTTAACAGTATCCatttattacaaaatatgaaatatattggtCATCATGTTTTTAGAGAAAAGTCAAATTAACAAAGTGAAATTTCATGTTTCATACTAACtagcttataatataatatacttcAAGTGGCATTGATAgaatttttatcacaaaattacataatcaacatttaaaaaataaaatctattttttatggcataccaagaaaattattattatttttaaataaaaacagtaaaataGATAACCTAAAGTAAATTAcctgatttataaaaataaataaattattaaagtaatattaaaaattaaaatattcactgGATAACTAGCTACGCAGTATGCAATGCGCtacttacaaaattttaaatatatgatgttACTACTACAAACTTAGTTTATGgtttacttatattatatataatctcttttttataattcctATATAAATTGTTTTCATAGTTCACCTATTCTCTTAACTGCAACATATGTAAAACTTAGATGTAAAATTACGGCCTTTATTCATGGATCAGGAATGcaagtttgaaatttatttttctctttcttattttttactcAGTTTTTTATCAATTTGTTAATGGTGTGTTTtccttaaaattttcaattcaactaTTTATTCTAGACCTAAAAgtaccccccccccctccaaaGTTATAATCTTGGCTTCGTCCGTCCACGTGTTCTAGTtaatcaattttaataaaaaaaaataaagaaaatagtagaaatttGTGGAGCAATATTTTCCATATTGAATCATTTGACTCGACTCTCTAAAATGAAGCTATTATGCTTATAgcatattattgttgttgtgaaAACACATTTATATATGGAATGATCGTGAGACCCTTGCATGCATATGGGTTGTGCTATATACGTACACGTGGCCTCATGGCTGTGCAACACGTATACCTGTCCGACACTGGTTATGGTTTTTCTACTAACCTAGTTGATCCCATACATAGATCGTGTTACTTACTATGTATGTGTTCATGCAATTTACTTTTCTGCCGGCAGAGCTTGTATTGACACCTCTTGCGAAGGATATATTGCATGCCAGAGAACTATATACGTAGCTAATCAGTTCGTTagggaaaatgaaaatgaaaatgaggaTTTTGCAAAGGATATGTGTTTCTCAATGGTTGATGTTCATCCCTACCTTTTTGAATTTGGTTGGTTTGgaagaaactaaaaataaacaatctgtTGGGCATAAATACACACGGTGGGAGAGGATGGGCAACCAATGATACAATCACGAGAAGTCCATGTGATACAAGGCGAGGAGAGGCTAAAACTAAACGAAACACATCGTTTGGGACCATAGGATAAGGCAAGGAGTCATTGTAACCATCAACAAACCTCAACGAACAAAGTCTATCTCGTTTAGGATTTATGCCAATAAGATAAGTCTTGTTGAGACATCCTCGTTGTAAGGACACTATCAACTACAATTGGTGCCATTTATGAGATTCGAACCCACGACCACATGGTACTCTCAACCCACAAAGTGCATCAGGTCCGACGATATCCCTTTCAAAGGAAGTTCTTTTGGAGGAGACACAATGGGGCAAGGCAAACTCCTCAGCGGTGAAGGAGCGAGATGGGGGAAATTGCCTTTGGCAGCCAAACTAGCACATTCACCCGTCGGGTCAACTGAAGCATATCTCCCTCATCAGCAACAGAGGTGCTGCACTTGTCAGCATAGGCATCATACAAGATCTCAGCCCCTGGCATTACCTTCTCTTTCACTCTGGCAATGGCAACAGATGACACTTCTTCTGTAGCATCGCCTCCCCTCCTATGCGGGCATTGGCATTCGATAGAATTTCCTCCATTGGGGTTGCACCACTTCACTTAGACCCAATTGAATGCGTGCATGCCTTAGCACCCTTGGCGGGAACATCAGAAGCGTCCCATTCTCATCCACCCCTATTGACTCGACAG is a window from the Juglans regia cultivar Chandler chromosome 7, Walnut 2.0, whole genome shotgun sequence genome containing:
- the LOC108980071 gene encoding uncharacterized protein LOC108980071 isoform X1, with protein sequence MRARVLLSQCLPGLVSHDRGSQSSSSISERDVHLPSPAVEILPSKTSHLYKYARENVDLQGLNVFKGRVSVADIIGFNGLEMIASKPDGNMKSWDNSIDLVNVLKHEIRDGLLSFRGKTVLELGCSYGLPGIFACLKGACTVHFQDLNAETIRCTTIPNVLANLEQARDKQSRQPEIPLTPSRQTLAPSVHFFAGDWEELPSVLSVVKSESFEVTPVMSLSFSEEDFMDGCSSVDGSIVGQESSSRRSRKLSGSRAWERACENDQGEGGYDVILMTDIPYSVMSLKKLYALMKKCVRPPYGVLYLATKRNYVGFNSGARHLRSLVDEEGIFGAHLVKEMADRDIWKFFLK
- the LOC108980071 gene encoding uncharacterized protein LOC108980071 isoform X2; this encodes MRARVLLSQCLPGLVSHDRGSQSSSSISERDVHLPSPAVEILPSKGRVSVADIIGFNGLEMIASKPDGNMKSWDNSIDLVNVLKHEIRDGLLSFRGKTVLELGCSYGLPGIFACLKGACTVHFQDLNAETIRCTTIPNVLANLEQARDKQSRQPEIPLTPSRQTLAPSVHFFAGDWEELPSVLSVVKSESFEVTPVMSLSFSEEDFMDGCSSVDGSIVGQESSSRRSRKLSGSRAWERACENDQGEGGYDVILMTDIPYSVMSLKKLYALMKKCVRPPYGVLYLATKRNYVGFNSGARHLRSLVDEEGIFGAHLVKEMADRDIWKFFLK